From one Oncorhynchus clarkii lewisi isolate Uvic-CL-2024 chromosome 6, UVic_Ocla_1.0, whole genome shotgun sequence genomic stretch:
- the LOC139411209 gene encoding tight junction protein ZO-2-like isoform X7 yields MPVKGGGRVAVYPGKGEHFGSSGMEETVWEQYTVNLQRDSKMGFGIAVSGGRDNPNVENGEMSIIVSDVLQGGPADGLLFENDRVIQVNSILMDNVPHSFAVQQLRKCGKTAKITVKRPRKVALHSLKHPPSPGAESRDFGSTRYYDADDNQSDSGWHRGNGGPGYNREPRDLTPDNKSYLDPNYGSRGNRGRSRGRSKERASPSPEPHHDNSSGRALDREPPSPERPQYSRERSRGRSMDRERRGGGGSPGGRSYSRGDSYERGGGRYGDGGGTGGRMVKSKSRDNLREPPRSPSPDLPRGGAGDLEPLEKPVNVLLVKNRPNEEYGLRLGSQIFIKEMTSTGLAAKDGNLQEGDIILKINGTVTENLSLNDAGKLIEKSRGKLQLVVQRDRRQILIRIPPLVDSDSEPDDKMSFF; encoded by the exons AGCTCAGGAATGGAGGAGACTGTTTGGGAGCAGTACACTGTGAACCTACAGAGG GACTCCAAGATGGGGTTTGGTATCGCTGTGTCGGGGGGGCGGGACAACCCCAACGTGGAGAATGGCGAGATGTCAATCATCGTGTCAGATGTCTTGCAGGGAGGACCAGCTGATGGACTACTGTT TGAAAATGACCGTGTGATCCAAGTCAACTCCATCCTCATGGACAACGTGCCTCATTCCTTCGCTGTGCAGCAGCTACGCAAATGTGGGAAGACCGCCAAGATA acgGTGAAGAGACCTCGGAAGGTGGCTCTCCACTCCCTGAAACACCCTCCCTCCCCTGGTGCCGAGAGTCGAGACTTCGGCTCCACCCGCTACTACGATGCCGATGACAACCAGAGCGACAGTGGCTGGCATCGTGGCAATGGTGGTCCTGGTTACAACCGCGAGCCTCGCGACCTCACCCCCGACAACAAGAGCTACCTGGACCCCAACTACGGCAGCCGTGGTAACCGGGGGAGAAGCCGGGGGAGGAGCAAAGAGAGGGCGTCGCCAAGCCCAGAGCCTCACCACGACAACAGCAGTGGGCGGGCCTTGGACCGGGAGCCGCCCAGTCCAGAGAGGCCACAGTATTCACGGGAACGCAGCCGGGGGAGGAGCATGGACCGGGAGAgacgagggggaggaggaagtcCAGGTGGGAGGAGCTACAGCCGGGGAGACAGCTATGAGCGAGGAGGGGGGAGGTATGGGGATGGGGGAGGTACCGGGGGGAGGATGGTGAAGAGTAAAAGTAGAGACAACCTCCGTGAGCCGCCCCGTTCGCCCTCTCCTGACCTCCCCCGAGGAGGAGCTGGAGACCTGGAACCCCTGGAGAAACCTGTTAACGTCCTGCTGGTCAAGAACAGACCCAACGAAG AGTATGGTCTGCGTCTGGGCAGTCAGATATTCATCAAGGAGATGACCAGTACAGGACTGGCTGCCAAGGACggaaacctacaggagggagaCATTATCCTCAAG ATCaatgggacagtaacagagaaCCTGTCTCTGAACGATGCAGGGAAGCTCATAGAGAAGTCTAGAGGAAAACTCCAACTGGTCGTCCAGAGAGACCGCCGCCAGATCCTCATCCGTATCCCTCCCCTCGTAGACTCCGACTCCGAACCTGATG ATAAAATGTCATTCTTTTAG